A genomic region of Pseudorca crassidens isolate mPseCra1 chromosome 10, mPseCra1.hap1, whole genome shotgun sequence contains the following coding sequences:
- the FAM107A gene encoding actin-associated protein FAM107A isoform X3 — protein sequence MYSEIQRERADIGGVMARQEYREWNPELIKPKKLLNPVKASRSHQELHRELLMNHRRGLGVDSKPELQRVLEHRRRNQLIKKKKEELEAKRLQCPFEQELLKRQQRLSQLEKPPEKEEDHAPEFIKVRENLRRITTLTREERAL from the exons ATGTACTCGGAGATCCAGAGGGAGCGGGCGGACATCGGAGGCGTGATGGCCCGGCAAGAATACAGAGAGTGGAACCCGGAGCTCATCAAGCCCAAGAAGCTGCTGAACCCCGTGAAGGCCTCCCGGAGCCACCAGGAGCTGCACCGAGAGCTGCTCATGAATCACAGGAG GGGCCTGGGCGTGGACAGCAAGCCGGAGCTGCAGCGTGTCCTGGAGCACCGCCGGCGGAACCagctcatcaagaagaagaaggaggaactGGAGGCCAAGCGCTTGCAGTGCCCCTTTGAGCAGGAGCTCCTGAAACGGCAGCAGAGGCTGAGCCAG cTGGAAAAACCACCAGAAAAGGAAGAGGACCATGCCCCCGAATTTATTAAAGTCAGGGAAAACCTGCGGAGAATCACCACCCTGACCCGTGAAGAGAGAGCGCTTTAG
- the FAM107A gene encoding actin-associated protein FAM107A isoform X4 gives MAQAQLRTSMYSEIQRERADIGGVMARQEYREWNPELIKPKKLLNPVKASRSHQELHRELLMNHRRGLGVDSKPELQRVLEHRRRNQLIKKKKEELEAKRLQCPFEQELLKRQQRLSQLEKPPEKEEDHAPEFIKVRENLRRITTLTREERAL, from the exons ATGGCACAGGCACAGCTGAGAA CCTCCATGTACTCGGAGATCCAGAGGGAGCGGGCGGACATCGGAGGCGTGATGGCCCGGCAAGAATACAGAGAGTGGAACCCGGAGCTCATCAAGCCCAAGAAGCTGCTGAACCCCGTGAAGGCCTCCCGGAGCCACCAGGAGCTGCACCGAGAGCTGCTCATGAATCACAGGAG GGGCCTGGGCGTGGACAGCAAGCCGGAGCTGCAGCGTGTCCTGGAGCACCGCCGGCGGAACCagctcatcaagaagaagaaggaggaactGGAGGCCAAGCGCTTGCAGTGCCCCTTTGAGCAGGAGCTCCTGAAACGGCAGCAGAGGCTGAGCCAG cTGGAAAAACCACCAGAAAAGGAAGAGGACCATGCCCCCGAATTTATTAAAGTCAGGGAAAACCTGCGGAGAATCACCACCCTGACCCGTGAAGAGAGAGCGCTTTAG